The nucleotide window CCTTCCATCCCTGCGGAAGAAGCGCCTTAGCCTTCTCCTGATCCCGATGCTTTGATAAGGCTCCACGTATACCACCCTCAGTGAATATGAGGAATTTTGACTTAAAAACTTTAAGAGCCTCAGTCTGGAACGGCTTCCTCATCTGCTCGGCAGCTACCCTGTTGCCATCATCGGCCCAAAAAAAGATTTGAGGAAAGGGGTTAATTAACCTTTGGCCGATGACGACGGATCAACCGGCCGACCGGTGATGACATCAGCCTTGGCCGAGGCCTCTCAACTTCATCGTTAGTATTCTGATATCGGTTCTGAAGGGCTCCTTTACTCTGCTGGCCTCCTCCTCGAGCCTTGCGATTAGGGCTTCAACACCATTCACCTCACTTAGCAAACCGAGAACGAGCTCCCTGAGCCTGTTGTAGTACTCCACGTAGGGCCTTACGTCGAAGAGGGCCTCCTCCACGAGCGCCTTGAGCTCAGTCATACCACCTGCCCCCCACGAACCAGTACCACCAAGCCTTCTCCAAGTCCTCCCTTTGGCCAAGGATCACGAGGTACCTGATGAGTGCAAAGTTAACGAGGAGGAGGAATATAACGAGGATATAGTAGGCAGGTACCGCAAGGCTCAGGAAGGCGTAGTAGTCCCAGAGGAAGTGGAGGAATATGGCGAGGGTATAGTAGGGAAGAGTTGATCTGATTTTCCCTTCGGCCTTAAGGCCGTACCCAACGCCCACAAGGGCGCTCCACGTGGCATGGGCTATGGGCGTTAAGAAGGCCCTGCCAATAGTCGTCCCGGGACCATAACCGAGCCCGTAGAGGAGATTCTCGGTTGCGGCAAAGCCGAGTCCAGCGGCAACGCCGTAGACGACGCCGTCCATTATCCCGTCCATCTGTCCGGCCCGATAGGGCCACCTTATAGCGAGGGCCTTCGCCGGCTCCTCGACGAAGCCTGCTACGAGGGCCATGTAGAGAACCGTGGCCGGAAGGACAGTTGGAAGGGAGAACCAGCGCGGAACGAGGATGCTTTCCAAGACAAGGGCGACAAGAACGGATATGGTGCCTCCAAGCAAGAACGTTCCTATAACGTACCTTTTGGGCTCCGGTTCTAGGCGATCCTCGTGGTAGAAATACCAGAGAAGGGCGAGGGCAGGTGCGTAAGCGAAGAAGACGAGGGTGGAAAGGATTTCCACAGGATTCACCCCCGGTCAGCGAAGCGAAGAGTCATCACCGCTCAGGTGTCCTCGGCTTCATCATCCCGACTTCTCCAGATACTTTTCAAGGACCTTCGCCGGGACGTCAAGGGGCAGACCAAGCTTGGAGAGGGCAACGCCCAAAGCGTGCCTTGCGGCGAACCCCTTAAACTCCTTCGGGGCGAACTCCTCAGCCGGAAACGCCTCTAGGCTCTCGGCCAAGGCTTTTATATCTTCCTCCTTCCTAACCTTCTTGAACGTGGAGAAATAGTTCTTTATGCCCTTCACGTCTATGCGGGCATAAACGGGAATTTTCGAGACGGCGGTTTCGTTTATGCTTGCGAGGAGCCGTGCGACATCGAGCTGAGAGGTCTTCTCATCTATCATCAGCCTCTTGACGACTATCCACCGGTCATGCTTCGCCGTGAAGTTCACGTGCTCCTCCTCGTAGGGGAGCTTCACCCTTACCTCGGATATCGGCTCCACGGGATAATCCACGGGAGCGAGGTTCGCAAGGGAGAGGCGGACGAGGAGTGCCTTGGCGACATCCCCTAGGATCTTCCTGAGCTTCTTGTCCTCCTCCCTTATGAGAGCGTTTAGCTTCCTAGAGGTGCCAGGGGAACGCAAGTGCTTGAGTACCTCCCAGAGCTCCCCCTCTCCCAAAAGAGCCCTTACACCCTCGACGTCAATGACAACCGTGAGGTAATCGGGAAGTTTATTGTTTACCGTGTTTGAAATCCTCGCCAGAAACTTGGCGATTTTCTCTTCTTCCATTTCCTCGAGCCTCTCACCCACGAGCCAAGGGCCGTGCCTTGCCGTGAACTCTATGTGGTCCACAACCCTCATCGCGAATCCCCTCAGTACTTAGAAGGGCCCCCTTTATAGGCTTTCAGATGAAAAGTTTATTAGGGGTTTCTGCACAAGGTGGTCATCGGTGAGCGGAGGTGAAGCTCAGGGAACTCATCGAGAGACTTAACGAAAGGCAGAGAAAGACCGTAATGGGATGCCTCGAGAAGTGCCAGATCTTCGATCTCGACGAGGAACTGGAGCTAGAGCCAAGGGGTGAGCTCCAGAGGTTCCTCAAAATTATGGCGAATCCAATCCGCTATGGAATTCTTAAAATACTAAGGGACAGGTGGATGTGCGTGTGTCTTATCTCTGAAGCCCTTGGTGTCGACCAAACCCTCGTTAGCCACCACATAAGGATACTGAAGGAGCTCGATCTACTCCATGAGAGGAGGGAAGGCAAGCTGAGGTTCTACAGGACGAACGAAGAAAGGTTAAAGGAGTTCATTGAAATGCTCGCGGAGGAGTTCGGACATGGAGCTCCAGAGGGACGTTGATGCTCTCGTGAAGAAGATGGGCGGCTACTGGACGCCTTCCCAGATGCTGGCAGCCCTGATGGAGGAGGTAGGTGAGCTAGCTGACGAGATACTCGCCATGGAGGGTGTTAAGGGAGAGCCAAGCGAGGAAAAACTGAGGGAAGAGGTTGGTGACGTTCTCTTCGCCCTCGCATGCATAGCCAACTACTATGGGATAGACCTAGAGGACGCCCTGATGGAAAGCATCAGAAAATATTCAACAAGAGATCTCCAACCTTAGCTTTAGCCCGTGATGTTGGATATCTTTCGAAAGATTTTTATAAGCTCAATTCTTTTAGGAAGAAGGGTGGTTAGATGAGGAAGCTTGATAAGATGGACCTCCAACTCGTTAAGGTTCTCTCCCAGAACTCCCGCCTCACATATAAGGAGCTTGCGGAGCTCCTCAGCACGACCCGGCAAAGGGTCGCGAGAAGGATGGAGAAGCTCAAAAGGCTCGGCGTCATAAAGAAGTTTACCGTGATTCCCAACTTTGAGAAGCTCGGCTATGCCTACGTCATCCTAGCCGTGTCCCTCCGGCCCGGCACAGACATTAATACCATAATCGAGAGGCTCCAGGCTAGGGAAGAGGTTAAAATCATCGAGAAGGGGATAGGAGCCCACAGCCTCATAATCCACGTGCTCGTCCCCAAAGAGCTGAAGGGCGCAGAAGAGCGCGTTGAGGAGATAATGAATGAGCTAAAGGAAGCAGAAAGAATAGACGTGACATTCGTCAGCGACGTCGTGAAGTTTGAATTAATTTAAAAAGAGGGCTCAAGCGGCTTCGGGCTCTGCCAAGACCTTTATTTTCCTTATCTCGGCCCTCTTGAGCGGGTATATCTTCTTAGCTTCCCTGGCTATCTCCTCGGCCATCTTGCCAGTCACGGCCTCGAGGATGAAGTCCTTGAAGTTAAGCTCCTCAGCCTTTCTGTAGATAATTTCCTGCATTATCTTCCTGATGGCCCTCTCCTGGCTGGTCTGGATGCGGCGCATGGCTATTGCCATACCCATAACACGGAGCTTGTAGCCGTCTTTAGTTGTGATGTTGAATATGCCGTCTATCCTCGTGGTCCTCCTCCTAACGAGGCTCCTTATGTAGCTCCTAGCGAGCTTGTGGCCCTTGAACTTGGTGTAGGCGTTCTGGCCCTTGACGTCGTAGACCTGGAAGTACAGCTTGACGTGGCCCTTGGTGAAGTCTCCCGTGAGATCCTTAAGGGTCACCTCGACGACCCTACCTATGACCTTCTCGGGATCGTCGGCTGGCGTGAGCCCTATCTCTTGCCCCCCGAAGAAGTCAGGGGCGTAGATTATGTACCACTGCTTGAGCTTCCACTTATCTCTCGTGGCACCAGCCTTCCTCCTAGGCTTCGCCATTACAACACCTCCTCCGCAACCTTGATCGCGAACACCAAATCGTCTAAAGCCGCTATGAGGGTCTCAATCTCCCCGCGGTATTTAACCTTTGTTATTACCCTCCCCCCTTCGGAACGCGTCTTCAAATTTAAATTTTTCCTTAATCCCTCCGGAAGGGATGCGTTATCAACATCGATGGCCCTCGCTATCGCCCTCGCCCTTTCAGCATCGCCGTACTCCCAGACCAACTCAACCTCGGCCCTTATCTCCATGAGCCCCCACCTGCTCTCCAAGTAGCCTGTCTATGAGCTCTTGAAACTCCTCAAGCTTATCCTTGGGAAACCTTATACCCGCCGCTATGGCGTGGCCTCCCCCTTCCCCACCAAGGATCTCAGCGGCCTTCCTAAGGGCTTCCCCTAAGTGATATCCCTTCGCTAAGGCCCTCTCCGTCGTCCTGGCTGAGCCCTTCATGAGTTCTTCATTCTCCTCGCTGTCCGCTAAAACTATTACCGGCTTCTCCGGGTCGGCGAGACCAGCGTTTATGGCCATGCTGGCGGCTATCCCGACGAGAGTATCCTTTATGGCCTTGCCAGCGTAGAGGACATAGACGTGCTCGCCTTCCCAGAGGAGGGACTCCCAGTTCTGTATCAGGTACTTCCTAGCCTCTATCTGCTCCCTCTTGTAGTCCTCAACGAGCTTGAGGGCCCTCTTGAAGGCGTTCTCATCCCCGAAGCAGACGGCGACGCCGAGCGTCCCGGCGTTGAGCCTGCCAGTCGCGTTCAGGAGTGTTGCAAATTCACGGGCCTCATGCCTTGGGTCTCCTTCGGGATATATTGTTATCAGAACGACATCGCCTATCAGCCTGTCAACGTCCTCCTTCGTGGCCCCATGCTTGAGTAAGTGAATGACAAGGAGGTCGTGGAGCCTCTTCTTCTCCTCCTCGCGCAGTTGCCAGTACTTTACGTCGGGATCAAAGCCCTTGCTCCTGAGCCACTCTATGGCTTTTCTCTCGTCGCCCGTTATCTCCGGGAGCTCCGGATTCGTAGCGTAGGCTAGCATCTGATAGAGAGGCCGGCTTTCTCTCCCAAAAAGCCTCAATTCCTTCCTCACTTCGACTATACTAAGAGCCTTCCCGTCCTCGATTATATCGAGGTTCATGCCATGAAACACGCCGTCGTTCTCCTGCATGTCTCCAACAGCCCCCACAAGAGCCAAGTAGCTGAGATCTCTGTTTTTCCGGTTTATTTCTCTCGCTATAAAGTAGGCGACACCCGAACCGCTTAGATCGCGGACACTGTTGGCCCCGAAGGGGACAGGGTTTACGAGGACGTGTCCATCGGGCAGTTCCCCGTCCTCAGGGGGGTGATGGTCCGCTATGATCACTGTCCTGTCCCCGAGATGCTCTCTTATGAGGTTCAGGGAACCGCTCCCAAGGTCGCTGAAGACGTATATCCTGTAGTCTTCCTCCCTCAGCTCCCTTATGAGCTCCTCACTTACCTGTTTGATTATGCTGAGGTGGAACTTGCCGCCCTCCCTCGCGACGGCCTTCGCGAGGATAGCCCCCGCGGTTATCCCATCGGCATCGCGGTGGGAGATAATCCTGATGGTGTGTTCTAGCTCCACATGCATCTTTATTAGCTCGGCACCCTCCCGGGCCCTCTCCAAAAAGGCATTCTTGTCCATCCTACCACCTTAATAAGAAGGAGAGAATCAGCGAACGAGGAGCTTGGCCTGCTCCGGGTCGTAGCGCCAGTCCTTCGGAAGCTTGCCCTTCCTGCGGTAGTACTTGACGAGCCTCCTTATCTTGCTCTCGATGAGCTGGAGACCGCGCATAGAGTGTAAATCCTTGGGGTGCTGCTCCAAGTGCTTCCTCAGGTTGACGGCCCTCTTGATGAGGAACATGAGATCCTCGGGTATTTCGGGGGCGAGGCCGTGCTTCTCGAGGATCCTCGTTATGGTAAGGTTCCTGTTGGGGTTGTCCGGGTCCTTGAAGAGCTTGACGCTCGGGATGCCGTACTGGTCCCTGAGTATCGTCCCTATCATCGCCGTGCTGTAGCCCTCTTTCCTGAGCTTGACGACGAGGTTCTCAATTTCCTCGACGGTATACTCGAGCCATATGGGCGGGGCCGTCCTTGGGGGTCTCTTGGAACCACTCCTACCCCTCTTCCTCGCGTGCATCCTCGCCATGCAACCACCTCCTGGTGACGGCCAGCCCAGGCCAGCCGTCCCTCCACCTCCCGGTTGAGGGGAGCATTTAAAAGGTTTGCGGGACCAAGCTTTTTTAAGATCCTTGCGAGCCTCCATTGGGGTGGGCGGATGAAGATACTGTGGGCGCCGTGGCGAATTGAATACATCAGGGCCCCAAAGCACGAAGGGTGCATATTCTGCGACTTTCCAAAGGAGAACAGGGACAGGGAGCGGTTAATTCTGTATAGGGGGAAGCACGCCTTTGTCATAATGAACAACTACCCTTACAACCCAGGCCACGTCATGGTGGCCCCCTATAGGCACGTGGGGAACCTCGAGGAGCTGACGGATGAAGAACTGCTAGAGATCATGAAGCTGGCCCAGCTCATGATAAAGGCCATAAAGAAGGTCATGAGACCAGACGGCTTCAACCTTGGATTTAATATAGGCAGGGTTGCAGGAGCGGGCATAGACGGCCACATCCACCTGCACATCGTCCCGAGGTGGAACGGGGATACAAACTTCATGCCAGTCATTGCGGACACAAAGGTAATCCCCGAGTCCCTCGAAGAAGCCTACGATGATATTAAGAGAGCAATAGAGGAGATCGAAAATGCTGAGCGAGAGTGAACTTGAAAGGTACGACAGGCAGATAAGGATATTCGGCGTCGAAGGTCAGGAGAGACTGAAGAAGGCCAAGGTTGCCGTTGTAGGCGTGGGGGGGCTAGGAAGTCCCGTCGCTTACTATTTGACCGCGGCCGGCGTGGGAAGGCTACTCCTCGTGGACG belongs to Pyrococcus yayanosii CH1 and includes:
- a CDS encoding PrsW family intramembrane metalloprotease, translating into MEILSTLVFFAYAPALALLWYFYHEDRLEPEPKRYVIGTFLLGGTISVLVALVLESILVPRWFSLPTVLPATVLYMALVAGFVEEPAKALAIRWPYRAGQMDGIMDGVVYGVAAGLGFAATENLLYGLGYGPGTTIGRAFLTPIAHATWSALVGVGYGLKAEGKIRSTLPYYTLAIFLHFLWDYYAFLSLAVPAYYILVIFLLLVNFALIRYLVILGQREDLEKAWWYWFVGGRWYD
- a CDS encoding DUF2666 family protein — its product is MRVVDHIEFTARHGPWLVGERLEEMEEEKIAKFLARISNTVNNKLPDYLTVVIDVEGVRALLGEGELWEVLKHLRSPGTSRKLNALIREEDKKLRKILGDVAKALLVRLSLANLAPVDYPVEPISEVRVKLPYEEEHVNFTAKHDRWIVVKRLMIDEKTSQLDVARLLASINETAVSKIPVYARIDVKGIKNYFSTFKKVRKEEDIKALAESLEAFPAEEFAPKEFKGFAARHALGVALSKLGLPLDVPAKVLEKYLEKSG
- a CDS encoding ArsR/SmtB family transcription factor, with the translated sequence MKLRELIERLNERQRKTVMGCLEKCQIFDLDEELELEPRGELQRFLKIMANPIRYGILKILRDRWMCVCLISEALGVDQTLVSHHIRILKELDLLHERREGKLRFYRTNEERLKEFIEMLAEEFGHGAPEGR
- a CDS encoding nucleotide pyrophosphohydrolase; the encoded protein is MELQRDVDALVKKMGGYWTPSQMLAALMEEVGELADEILAMEGVKGEPSEEKLREEVGDVLFALACIANYYGIDLEDALMESIRKYSTRDLQP
- a CDS encoding Lrp/AsnC family transcriptional regulator, giving the protein MRKLDKMDLQLVKVLSQNSRLTYKELAELLSTTRQRVARRMEKLKRLGVIKKFTVIPNFEKLGYAYVILAVSLRPGTDINTIIERLQAREEVKIIEKGIGAHSLIIHVLVPKELKGAEERVEEIMNELKEAERIDVTFVSDVVKFELI
- a CDS encoding 30S ribosomal protein S3ae, translated to MAKPRRKAGATRDKWKLKQWYIIYAPDFFGGQEIGLTPADDPEKVIGRVVEVTLKDLTGDFTKGHVKLYFQVYDVKGQNAYTKFKGHKLARSYIRSLVRRRTTRIDGIFNITTKDGYKLRVMGMAIAMRRIQTSQERAIRKIMQEIIYRKAEELNFKDFILEAVTGKMAEEIAREAKKIYPLKRAEIRKIKVLAEPEAA
- a CDS encoding KEOPS complex subunit Pcc1, producing the protein MEIRAEVELVWEYGDAERARAIARAIDVDNASLPEGLRKNLNLKTRSEGGRVITKVKYRGEIETLIAALDDLVFAIKVAEEVL
- a CDS encoding single-stranded-DNA-specific exonuclease RecJ, whose product is MDKNAFLERAREGAELIKMHVELEHTIRIISHRDADGITAGAILAKAVAREGGKFHLSIIKQVSEELIRELREEDYRIYVFSDLGSGSLNLIREHLGDRTVIIADHHPPEDGELPDGHVLVNPVPFGANSVRDLSGSGVAYFIAREINRKNRDLSYLALVGAVGDMQENDGVFHGMNLDIIEDGKALSIVEVRKELRLFGRESRPLYQMLAYATNPELPEITGDERKAIEWLRSKGFDPDVKYWQLREEEKKRLHDLLVIHLLKHGATKEDVDRLIGDVVLITIYPEGDPRHEAREFATLLNATGRLNAGTLGVAVCFGDENAFKRALKLVEDYKREQIEARKYLIQNWESLLWEGEHVYVLYAGKAIKDTLVGIAASMAINAGLADPEKPVIVLADSEENEELMKGSARTTERALAKGYHLGEALRKAAEILGGEGGGHAIAAGIRFPKDKLEEFQELIDRLLGEQVGAHGDKGRG
- a CDS encoding 30S ribosomal protein S15; protein product: MARMHARKRGRSGSKRPPRTAPPIWLEYTVEEIENLVVKLRKEGYSTAMIGTILRDQYGIPSVKLFKDPDNPNRNLTITRILEKHGLAPEIPEDLMFLIKRAVNLRKHLEQHPKDLHSMRGLQLIESKIRRLVKYYRRKGKLPKDWRYDPEQAKLLVR
- a CDS encoding HIT family protein, with translation MKILWAPWRIEYIRAPKHEGCIFCDFPKENRDRERLILYRGKHAFVIMNNYPYNPGHVMVAPYRHVGNLEELTDEELLEIMKLAQLMIKAIKKVMRPDGFNLGFNIGRVAGAGIDGHIHLHIVPRWNGDTNFMPVIADTKVIPESLEEAYDDIKRAIEEIENAERE